gctgtgtctgtgtctgtgactgtgtctgtgactgtgtctgtgactgtgtctatgtctgtgtctgtgactgtgtctgtgactgtgactgtgtctgtgtctgtgactgtgactgtgtctgtgtctgtgtctgtgactgtgactgtgactgtgtctgtgtctgtgactgtgtctgtgactgCGGATGACAGGACATGCTCAGGAATATctcaaaataacaaacacagacCAAAAACGTTTGTGCCAGTTACCTTTGTGACTGtgggataaaaaagaaaaacactggtGACCAACTGTGAGAGCAAGAATGTTTCAAACACTGAGTGAGAGGGGTATTTAAGGTTGCTCTGCTCTGTATTGATGCTTTCTGAAACCTTGCCACATTCCACTCTGCTGTAATCACTAACTCTCTCTTGGAGTGGTGaggagcgagagcgagagagagagagcgagagagagagcgagagagagagagagagagagagagagagagagagagagagagagagagagagagagagagagagagagagagagagagagagagagagctaggtCACTGTGTGTGGGCAGTGTCTCAGTCCGATTCCGCTGCCAGCGCTGGAGTAGAAATGTGTTCAGAGTGCCAGTATAAAGGAACCCGTCACCATCAATAGCAAAATCCTGTCGCTGGGTTCATTGATATGTGGGTCACACGAGTGCTTCGTAGGCCTGTCAGAcctcacactacacactcctcacttATGACACGCAGAGAGTTTCTGGAGACAACCTGGACATTTCAGTGACAgagcatctgaaatgtttttgtgaaaatTCAAGAGATCACTTCTGTACATCTAACACGTTTATACGAGGCTACTCATTTTTTAGCCTGAGATTGGTCCAGCCCTGGTCCGCTACATTGCTCGTGTTTTCCCCgcgcatgtttttttttttttttataattatcTTCTTACTCTCTGGTTTGCTGTTATTtgtggctttctctctctggattACACGTTCTGGTAGGTCGTTTGTTTTATTCGTATCGTAAAGGGGAATGTCGATTATTGACGTGGAAATGTGGCGCCCTCTCGTGGCTAAAAGTGTGCTGCATTTTTCTCACAAAACGATGAGTGCCTAGAGGCCACGCTTGAATTTTCGGCAAATACAATTATCTTCTTATTTTCTAGGATTTTCAAAGCCAACACACTGTACATGTTGATTAGTTATAACGAAAATGCGATTTGTCTGAAGAAATTCGCTTGGCTGTTAACGGTAAACTGACGGGATTATCGAAATGGCACCCAGCCTTTCACTCATACGTAGTCGGGCTATTGTAAATTAACTTGACATATTCCGACatctattttaaatattcacaaTTCAAACAACCTTTTGTTTCAACTAACACGTTTCGGGAAAATCATCAGAATCAGTAGTAACCACAAATCTTCGTGTAGTCTTGGTATCAAACTGTTTGATGCGCTATAGTATTTTCTGTAAAACCgtctatataaatacatttttgtggcgtaaatgaaagacaaaatcCCGACTTGTAATGAATCAATTTATTTTAGCGAACACACCTTGGCGATACTGGTTATGAGCACTGCATTCGCCTTCTTTACACTGACCTCTTAGCAAATACTTGTCCTAGACATCGTACTCACACGTATTATCTAAGTAAGAGAACTTCAGGTAAAATGTTCTTCAATTCTTGCAACAGTAAAATTAGTGGAGTATGAAAACGATGTTAGATGACACCGCTGTTGGCTGCAGAGAGGAGATGCGGGAATGATAACCAAATAATACGGTGTATTTTAGATAAAATTATATATCTCCAAATTAAACTGTCCATTTCCCATTTTCTCACTCTGATCCGTTTGGATAGaacaatgctgtttttttttttcttaataataaCCTGTCGTTTGTGCGTGCGTTAGTAGACAACAGATcgagtaatagtaatagtaatattaatagtaatattaatattaatagtaataggCAAAAACGAATAGCATCTGTTGGTGTATTTTTCAGTTTCCCCGTTAATATCGTGCAAAACCGGCCCGTGAACGCTTCTTGTTAATTATTTGTGCTTCCCTATCAAAACCAAATTTCGACCAGCTCCGTTTAGTTATGGACTACTCTAAAATATCCCGCCAGTGGAAGGTAAACAGACATAAGTCATTGGAATAGCTCaaattttctttattaaaattCTTACGTGATCTTAATGGATATGAACTAATCCCTTTATGAAGCCTGCGTTTATATTATTTGCCTTGACATCTGACATATTATATAATTAGGGAACTAATCAAAACCGTTTTACAAAGATTATTCCCTACTGAAGACGAACTCCACATTAATTTCTGAACAGCTGCTTAAAAGTAGGTTAAATGGGCCTAACTACAAAACCCATAAAATATTCATAACCATATTTTAAGAggcaaaattatttatgttaCAAAGCTAAATTGgacccaaaacatttttttttatttctgcagaGTAAATTATGGTTTTActttgaaatgttgaaaaatatattttttaatgtgcttAGTGATAAATGTAAGGTTGGAAAAATAGACCCTGTGGATTAGTCTCCATCGTAAATGAACCCGGATGTACGATCTTCATTTTAAGGGACGTTGTGGGTAAATAACACGGACCCATAACGCGCGTGAAAGATGGTACGTTCATCAATAATCTAGTGTCCtatatgttatttttaattggTAACGTGCAAATGACAACAGATTGATAATATTTGTTATCCATAAGATGGCGCCAGATTACTTTAACCCACATTGTTGATGGTTACTAAAGGGCGTTTTGATCGTCAGCCCTAGATAAAAATGGATTTTACAAAAAGAATGTCTAGTTATCGTGTTTATTTCATCTAAGACTAGGTTTTTACAAGAGAAACTGTCACCTGCCTTTTCGGATGCTGTGATAAACTGCTGTTACACATTTGTAGCAAATCGACTTATGTTCCCAAACTGAAGAGCTCACTGCATTAGTTTGCGTAGTCTTGCATTAGACTATAGTCTTGCGGTCTTCCTAAAACTTTCAGTTGTAGTGATTATTTATGTTATTCAGattgttaatattgttaacACAGCTTATGTGTGAAGCTGATACCGCTCCGAACGGCGCCGACGGCTGCAGGTTGTGGCTGTGGTAAAGAGTCGCGGGAGATCCAGCCCAGTAGGAAAAGCCCGAAGGCCCGACGCTCGGGGCCACAAGGTTGAGTTTGGAAAGACCCGAGAACGGGATAGGAGCGAAGTTGCTCTGGAACTTGTACAGAGCCTGTTCAGTCGAGGAGGGCTGACACACCTGAGCCAGGCCGTGAAAGTCAAACTTGTAGGCGTAGCGCTTTCCATGGACCTTGGTCATGATGTTTTTGTCGTAGTAATAGCGCAGCGCGCGGCTCAGCTTGTCGTAGTTCATGTTGGGTTTGCTCTTCCGCTCGCCCCAGCGTCTCGCCACCTCGTCCGGGTCGATCAGCTTGAATTCCCCGTTCGTGCCCTCCCACGCGATGCACGACACGTTCGAGCTGTCGGCCAAGAGCTCCAGCAGAAACTGCCACAGCTGGATTTGTCCGCTGCCTAGACAAACGACACAACGCTCAAGAGTTTCAGTACATGAGCAAACAGCTGTGTTCTAACTGTCGTGAGAGatattataaacatattataaaaaaaattaatttagtaTTAAATCAGTGATAAAAAGTTGGCCTAAAGCTTATTTGTAAAAACGCTAtggaattgtttttttgtttatttgtttgtttgttttttacatttgccacaaaataaatgacagaactAAAACAGCACTAATGTACAGGTGTTacataaaatgcagttttgtcatttatttaggCCATATCCACATGTTTAAATGTAAGACATGTTTAAGTATTTTAAGGCGGTTTATCCCAATTGTAGAAGCAATGAAACATCTCGAAGGCGAAGCTTACCTTTCTGAACGCCTGTACTGAGGGGACTCCACGAGGAACCTTTACTATCCTTCAGTAAATTCTCTGCATGATCTAGAAAACAATAGATCGTATTTACGCACGgtaaagtaaaatacaaatagGAAACAGTTTATTTAACATAGAAATTaacatttgtgtatgtaatgaAGCATAGTGAAAGAAAAATTTTGCATTTTGACACGTGGAGAAATAAACTACAATCCAAATCGGTGAAATGTTTTACTCCACGGGTCAATTATCGACCTGCGTTTACCGAGGAATAACTGACATTATAATCAGAATTTTAACATGATAAttttggttaaataaataaatgcgaTGTAAATAAGATCGATCACTCTTCTGTCGATTCAGAAAGGATTTGTCCGGACTTTCTCCTAAACCTCAGCGGCGAAGTCAGGAAACGCGTCCAGGAAAAAGGATATCCGATTTCCGACAAAAGAGGAGACGCGCTCCCCATTGAAAAGGCAACGCTGGAGACACGGGCGCAGCCCCAACCTCCGCGCGCCAGCGACATCctccttttgcttttttaaaatttcagtgaTATCTCTCATTTTACGAAGAAAGAGTATGTACCTGAGAAATACATGTTAAACATAAGGCTCGCTCCGCACCTCTGAGGCATTGTGGCGGTAGATGCGGAAGGGTAGGCTTTCATTCGGGGGAGATTTTTTATTAAACTTTATCTCAAAACTGTGATCTGGAATAAATGTGAAACAGATTGAAGTTTCCAGGCAACTGTCACGAGCTCCATCTCTGAGACAATATTCAGACAGCAATTTCCTTTGCTGCATTGCTTTAATTAAAAGCGCAATTTACCTCTGTCATCCTCCCCTGTCTCCACAATAAAGAGCAGCCGATAGAAATTCGGCCTTATCGGTCCCCTATCTGCCTTTAATAAAGTTTCAGCGTTAAGATCAGAGTTTCTATGGAGAATTGAAGTGTTTGACATGGAAACCAGTTCAGATCCTCTTTCTTTTCCGCCTTTTACCTCTTTGCAAACAGAAAAGCCTGTTCCACGTTGGGACAATGTTTACCTTTTAGCCATGCCTCACTGCGCATCGGTAAACAAGAACATTTTATCCTAGACCCTTGCGCGTGGTTCTTCTGCCCTCGCGATCGATGTGAAACGGTGCTGCAGATGCAGACGGTTGCTTATTATTATATTGATTAACCTGACAAATGCAGAACGAGGCTTATACTACCAACAGCAGGCCATAGCGgacatgaaaatgtaatgaatgtcaTCGCCACTGGTGAAGCACAGCAGCGCAAAATCAGTTTATATGCACACAAGAATATAGCAATACGaaatttcaaaatatataaatatgtccAGACTAGAAACCGGAAGTTCCGATGATTCTAAAATGATTATGAAAACGATGAGAATAGAAACCATTTTATAAAACTAGGGTCCAATATTTTCGATGGTGAAATTTAGATATTTCGTTGTATTGTTACAGTAACTTGTCCCACTGCTAATTTAATGGACGTCTTATTCTCTAAAGGATTTGTGTTTAGGGTTAATCTAGTTTAAATATACTTAGTAGATTTTAAAGTATTATTAAATCTTGAATAACAAAAGCAATATAAAGATACGTAGCTTATTATGTGTAAGAGACGCAGGACAGCACTTGAAAGTTTTTGAAACCCCTTGAACTGTTCTTACCTTTGTCACGTGTGTTTGTTTCGGTAGGGTTATTACATACGACCATACCCGTCTCGCTCAACTAGTTTGAATGAACATTTGCACAATAAAGAATACGTTTTGTTTCAAACTTTTGTCGGCAGACACTAGGGAAGACCGTCGGTAATTTAACTCGTGTTAATACTGATTATCTGTTGCTTTAATATTAAGTTTTGTGGACGGAGAAATGCAACAGTGAATTTCATATGATTATAAGCGTTAAGGATGAAGGGATTTTATgcggggtttttttgttttgttttgttccagtatgAGTAGTAAATCCAGCTTCCGTTAACAGCTCCAACATCTTCCGTTAACATCGGTCGAGTCCGCTGGACATATGCATGACAGCACGTGCAAAGATGGTGTAGTTTGATACGTGATGGACAAAAGACCACGGAGACTCTGAGGTCGAGTTGGAAACGCCGCGTGCGCTTTATTGTCATCTTTGTCGTGCAAGCAGAACCACCTAATCTCAAAAGCGCGTGCAGCAGGGGTGTTTAGACTAAACTATTTATACTGCCTCTCACATGAATCGTCAGCAGCTGTTGGAGTCCAGTCCGCCGAACCAACATCCAGGAAACAGGAACGTTTTATGGTGTAATGATTAAAAACTCGCTTCCCCGCGCCTCCTGGAGGCGCGCGCTCTGTAGTGTCGTCTCTGGCGTCCCAGACTTGCTTTAGCTGCCTGAGTCTTTAACAGAGATCGCAGGCAACTTAAAACAAGCCTCGAATGCTAGAAAATGACTCATTTATGACTTTCAACTGAAATGAAAGATGGTAGCGTTATTAAAATGGATTCACAGTGTAGCCGGTTAAATGGACAACGAAGTAGACTTCTCGTGGTTTTGACTGGTATAGATATTTATCTCTCTCACGTTGACGACTACATATTTTTAGATTTCATCTAcaaatttacacttttatttacttgtatAATTTCCATCAAATCAGGTTTAACAATGAATACAGCTAGCTTAGGTTACATCGGGACACAGGATCGTTATTAATCGTAGTAATTGTTCGCTGTCTTCTAATCGTCGCCTTATGTCCCATGTTCTTTTTCCTTACAGAAGATTCTCACTTACCCCGTGGTCTGCAGGGTCTCTCTCGGCACCCCTGCTATAATTGCATCCTACGCAAGCCGTTGTTTCTGAACAGCCTCCGTATTATATCTGTCCACACCACTTTTAATATGCTCGAACTGGAATGTATATTTGAGAAAGGTGTGTGTAGTTGAACATTTATCAGGAGATCCTGGACTGGGTGTGGATACTGTTTTCATCGAGCAACTGTATAGTTCACGTCTGATTCAACGTTTTGGGTGTGTGCGGTCGCGTGTTGCTTTCTCCACAAACAAAGACACGGAATTAAAACAGGATGCATTTGACAAGATGCTGCCGTTCAATAGTCTTAGTCTGATCCGAAACAGATAAACAACAATTCGTTAATTTTCCAGGGTTTACTTCAAATCATGTTTAATCGTGAACAATTcgcccctgcccctacccctacaCCCAACCCCAGTTGTTGCGGTGGACCTCAGCCCGCGGCCTTAACTCACACCAGGACCTCGGACAGCTCCGACCGTCACAGCCCACGTGGAGGCGCGTGCCAATGTCCTCCAGCAATAGACGGCAGGTCCTCGTGGGCCCTACTCCGAGACTGGCGCGTTTCCCCTCAAAGCGCTCAATGGCAGCGCGAGCATCACAGTACGGTGCTTTTGGAAACAGGGCATGGGGCCCACTACAAGCACGCACCGTTTAGGCTGAGAACCTTTTAAAACACTGGCTCAGATTAACGGCGACAACGACGTTTACGAGCACGTTTAGTAATGTCGTTGGGCGACACTGAATGATGAAGCACGATCCTGTACTGCAGGTGAATGTAAGGGCAGAAACCTCTCGCGCTTGTTTTGCGGCTACGGTATCGTTACATTATTGTGGGAGTTTCGCGGTATTCTGTAGGATTTCTAAATCTCGCACGAAGCGTCTTCATATCGCGATAAGCATGCTGTGATAAGAAAGCACGCTGAAGACAACGTCTCATTAATTCAGATAATTTACTACCACGATAGAGAAACAAGACAATGACTCAGGTCTGCATCTGCTGGTCTCTCTGAACTTAAATGGATCTTTAAGCATTACATCATACAGACAGGAGTTTCCCATTCTTTGAGatgattttattcatttttgaaaaccaaaGATCTGCCAGTCTTTGCCAGAGTTTAAGTCTTTATTGCATGCTGGACATATGACATATGGCATAGCATTTGTAGGAGGGGACAAGTGAATTAGGTCTTAATGCTGAATTCTGAATGCTTAATGCTGAATTCTGCGGATAGATTGAATCTGGCTGGAATGCGCCTGGGTGCTGTAGTCGTTGTAGTTTCTGAACTCTCCTtggtgtctgtctctctccagaaTGTACTGGTATCCACGGTAACCAGGAAACTGATAGGCCACCCAGCTGAGGAGAGAAAACGTATTTCATTGATTACCTTTCTGGTGGGTATGTTCTGTTACAGAGACTGGAAATAAACTCTTGGAATACAAACGCTGCATTATTTGTGTTTAAGAGGAAAGGACATCTGATCATCTGATCATCTGAGTCCTGTGTGAAGCCTCTGAAATAAGAATTGTTCACATGTTCACAGTGGTTCACGTTGGTTTTATAGTGAGTACCTGTGTCTATGTTGTAAAAATATGTGGTCAGAAAAGGTGACAGAAATCTGAACAAAATATGTCCCATTCCATAAATCTTTGAATACATAAACAGATGTTGAATTGctgaacagcagcagtgtttctATATAGTGTTTCTGTATAGTGTTTCTGTATAGTGTGTCTGTATAGTGTGTCTTTATagtgtgtctgtacagtgcATCTGTATAGTACATATGTATAGTGCGTCAGTATAGTACATATGTACTGTGTGTCTTTATagtgtgtctgtacagtgcATCTGTATAGTACATATGTATAGTGCGTCAGTATAGtacatatgtacagtgtgtctttatagtgtgtctgtacagtgcATCTGTATAGTACATATGTATAGTGCGTCAGTATAGtacatatgtacagtgtgtctttatagtgtgtctgtacagtgcATCTGTATAGTACATATGTATAGTGCGTCAGTATAGtacatatgtacagtgtgtctttatagtgtgtctgtacagtgcATCTGTATAGTACATATGTATAGTGCGTCAGTATAGtacatatgtacagtgtgtctttatagtgtgtctgt
This region of Electrophorus electricus isolate fEleEle1 chromosome 2, fEleEle1.pri, whole genome shotgun sequence genomic DNA includes:
- the fev gene encoding protein FEV, which gives rise to MKAYPSASTATMPQRCGASLMFNMYFSDHAENLLKDSKGSSWSPLSTGVQKGSGQIQLWQFLLELLADSSNVSCIAWEGTNGEFKLIDPDEVARRWGERKSKPNMNYDKLSRALRYYYDKNIMTKVHGKRYAYKFDFHGLAQVCQPSSTEQALYKFQSNFAPIPFSGLSKLNLVAPSVGPSGFSYWAGSPATLYHSHNLQPSAPFGAVSASHISCVNNINNLNNINNHYN